The following are from one region of the Salvia hispanica cultivar TCC Black 2014 chromosome 1, UniMelb_Shisp_WGS_1.0, whole genome shotgun sequence genome:
- the LOC125195984 gene encoding uncharacterized protein LOC125195984, translated as MDNGQRQTKHLNSNIKNNVVQFLLKHSHDGVLARGAVMEAAETFEVSRKTVYRLWKAAKEQMQRGEPASMEGKIKGYTHADILQLDEEKVRNLSILERASLRTMAVKLNVSKSTVGVWVKQGKLRPHTNAIKPALTNMNKLARVRWSLSQLQPQITQGRVQYQSMHNVVHIDEKWFYMTKASDRYYLLPDEDEPYRSCKSKRFITKVMFMCAVSRPHFGMDGQATYDGKVGIFPFTEVLPAQRKSKNRPRGTMETKPLHSVTKEVMRDCLINKIIPAIKAKWPIWASKDIYIQQDNATPHITAMDPEFQVVANSDGFKIQLICQPPNSPDTNILDLGFFRAIQSLQYEKPCSTVDELVGNVCSSFAELSPQTLNKVFLSLQACLTEILQCRGGNGYKVPHINKDRLQRTVGLPKVLEVEEDLVREVLHYLQMPENNDGSMYDIGPLSNAFGF; from the exons ATGGATAATGGGCAGAGGCAAACCAAACACTTGAACAGCAACATCAAGAACAATGTGGTGCAGTTTCTACTCAAGCACAGCCATGATGGAGTACTTGCAAGAGGGGCTGTAATGGAGGCAGCAGAGACATTTGAGGTCAGTAGGAAGACCGTGTACAGGCTATGGAAGGCAGCCAAGGAGCAGATGCAAAGGGGAGAACCTGCAAGCATGGAAGGAAAGATTAAAGGATACACACATGCTGACATATTACAACTTGATGAAGAAAAGGTTAGAAACTTATCTATTCTTGAGAGAGCTTCATTGAGAACAATGGCTGTCAAATTGAATGTTAGCAAGAGCACAGTAGGTGTATGGGTGAAGCAAGGTAAATTAAGGCCACATACGAATGCAATCAAACCTGCCCTCACCAATATGAATAAGCTAGCAAGAGTTAGATGGAGTCTTAGTCAACTTCAGCCACAAATTACTCAAGGTAGAGTTCAATATCAGAGCATGCACAATGTAGTGCATATAGATGAAAAATGGTTCTATATGACCAAGGCATCAGACAGGTACTACCTTTTGCCGGATGAGGATGAGCCATATAGATCATGCAAATCCAAGAGATTCATCACCAAAGTTATGTTTATGTGTGCTGTCAGTAGACCACATTTTGGTATGGATGGGCAGGCAACTTATGATGGTAAGGTGGGAATATTTCCCTTCACTGAAGTACTGCCAGCACAGAGGAAGTCAAAGAACAGGCCCAGAGGGACCATGGAAACCAAGCCATTACATTCAGTCACAAAGGAAGTGATGAGAGACTGCCTTATCAACAAG ATTATACCTGCAATTAAGGCCAAGTGGCCAATTTGGGCAAGCAAAGACATCTACATTCAGCAAGATAATGCAACCCCACACATAACAGCTATGGATCCAGAATTTCAGGTTGTTGCCAACTCAGATGGATTTAAAATCCAACTGATTTGTCAACCACCTAATTCCCCTGACACTAACATCTTAGACTTGGGATTTTTTAGAGCAATTCAGTCACTGCAGTATGAGAAACCATGCAGCACTGTGGATGAACTTGTGGGGAATGTGTGTAGCTCTTTTGCAGAGCTTTCACCACAAACTCTCAATAAAGTTTTCCTAAGCTTGCAGGCTTGCCTCACTGAAATCCTACAGTGCAGGGGTGGAAATGGCTACAAAGTTCCTCACATCAACAAGGATAGGCTACAAAGAACTGTTGGATTGCCTAAAGTGCTGGAAGTGGAGGAGGATCTTGTGAGAGAGGTGTTGCATTACTTACAAATGCCAGAGAACAATGATGGGTCAATGTATGATATTGGCCCTCTGTCAAATGCATTTGGCTTCTAA